One region of Chthonomonadales bacterium genomic DNA includes:
- a CDS encoding sulfatase translates to MNIVLILVDTLRADHLGCYGYPKPTSPAIDRLAAEGVLFERCYAPGIPTTPAHTTIYTGMHPLSHNVVAHGGSVDLDRRIPVLAELLQRAGYTTCAVDNLYDIKPWLARGFEFYVNPSHRHRMRLLVSSEEVNARAIPWLRAHAHERFFLFVHYWEPHTPYLPPERYRLFWDGRDPADPAVHGLEGLRATPFWEMWGDTWFRKLGPVTDPGYIVSLYDGEIRHADEGIGRLLAELDETGAASDTLVLLLSDHGEVMLRNGIYFDHHGLYEENIRVPMVARWPARWPAGRRVPGFVQHLDIAPTLLRMAGAEPPEAMEGGDLAPLATGEAEALYDRVICCESTWQAKWALRTRRHKLIVAREPDAYGTPMRELYDLQADPGETRSLVEAEPALAADMEARLEAWIAAGLAKAGRTEDPLRAQGISLGKRWEAMRARAAVRPGGP, encoded by the coding sequence ATGAACATCGTCCTCATCCTGGTCGACACGCTGCGCGCCGACCATCTGGGCTGCTACGGCTATCCGAAGCCGACGAGCCCGGCCATCGACCGCCTGGCCGCCGAGGGCGTTCTTTTCGAGCGCTGCTACGCCCCCGGCATCCCCACGACTCCCGCGCATACCACGATCTACACCGGAATGCACCCGCTCTCGCACAACGTGGTGGCGCACGGCGGCAGCGTTGACCTGGACCGGCGCATCCCCGTGCTGGCGGAGTTGCTGCAGCGGGCGGGCTACACCACTTGCGCCGTCGACAACCTCTACGACATCAAGCCCTGGCTGGCGCGCGGTTTCGAGTTCTACGTTAACCCGTCGCACCGCCACCGCATGCGCCTGCTCGTCTCCAGCGAGGAGGTCAACGCGCGCGCAATACCCTGGCTCCGGGCGCACGCCCACGAGCGCTTCTTCCTCTTTGTGCACTACTGGGAGCCGCATACTCCCTACCTTCCGCCGGAGCGCTACCGGCTCTTCTGGGACGGCCGCGATCCCGCCGACCCGGCCGTTCACGGCCTGGAGGGACTGCGCGCCACGCCCTTCTGGGAGATGTGGGGCGACACCTGGTTCCGCAAGCTCGGCCCCGTGACCGATCCCGGGTACATCGTGTCGCTCTACGACGGCGAGATCCGCCACGCCGACGAGGGAATCGGTCGCCTCCTCGCGGAACTTGATGAGACGGGCGCGGCCAGCGACACGCTGGTGCTGCTGCTCTCCGATCACGGCGAGGTAATGCTGCGCAACGGCATCTACTTCGACCACCACGGGCTCTACGAGGAGAACATCCGGGTTCCGATGGTCGCGCGCTGGCCTGCCCGCTGGCCGGCGGGGCGGCGCGTGCCCGGCTTCGTGCAGCACCTCGACATCGCGCCCACGCTGCTGCGGATGGCCGGCGCCGAGCCGCCGGAGGCCATGGAGGGCGGCGACCTGGCGCCCCTGGCCACTGGCGAGGCGGAGGCCCTCTACGACCGGGTGATCTGCTGCGAGAGCACCTGGCAGGCCAAGTGGGCGCTGCGCACACGGCGGCACAAGCTGATCGTCGCCCGCGAGCCCGACGCCTACGGCACGCCGATGCGGGAGCTCTACGACCTGCAGGCCGACCCGGGCGAGACGCGCAGCCTGGTGGAGGCAGAGCCGGCGCTTGCCGCCGACATGGAGGCCCGCCTGGAGGCGTGGATCGCTGCCGGTCTGGCGAAGGCCGGCCGCACCGAGGACCCTCTGCGCGCCCAGGGGATCAGCCTGGGCAAGCGGTGGGAGGCGATGCGCGCTCGCGCCGCCGTTCGCCCCGGTGGCCCATAG